From the genome of Elusimicrobiaceae bacterium, one region includes:
- a CDS encoding phosphatase PAP2 family protein — MKKIRNLIIIGALLLTGTWAVCAPVTQLQEAGSASSTIQFPPPPAAGSEEDRADNAAVHKWQDERTEQQCAAANAQAYATYEELFGGLSPFKKPVPENVQSILTHLRKEVNDTNVQIKNRYKRPRPFRMDSTIDPCLGRIGGYSYPSGHAAISRMFGRLLADLVPAQRKVFMDQADQCALYRVIGGVHNPSDIEAGKLVGDIKYEQFLRDPDTSAQIESLKVYLSTP, encoded by the coding sequence ATGAAGAAAATAAGAAATCTCATTATTATCGGCGCGCTGCTGCTTACTGGCACCTGGGCGGTCTGCGCGCCGGTTACTCAGCTTCAGGAGGCGGGTTCTGCCAGCAGCACAATACAGTTTCCGCCACCTCCGGCCGCGGGATCCGAGGAGGACCGCGCGGACAATGCAGCAGTGCATAAATGGCAGGACGAGCGGACAGAGCAGCAATGCGCGGCCGCCAACGCGCAGGCCTACGCCACCTATGAGGAACTTTTCGGCGGGCTCAGTCCCTTTAAAAAACCGGTTCCGGAAAACGTGCAGAGCATCCTGACGCACTTGCGCAAGGAAGTGAATGACACCAATGTCCAGATCAAAAACCGTTATAAACGGCCCCGGCCTTTCCGTATGGACAGCACCATTGACCCTTGCCTTGGCCGTATTGGCGGATATTCCTATCCGAGTGGACACGCGGCGATTTCGCGGATGTTCGGGCGGCTGCTGGCGGATCTGGTTCCGGCGCAGCGCAAGGTTTTCATGGATCAGGCCGATCAGTGCGCGCTGTACAGGGTTATAGGCGGCGTGCACAATCCCTCCGACATTGAGGCTGGCAAGCTGGTTGGCGACATCAAGTATGAGCAGTTTCTGCGTGATCCTGACACCAGCGCGCAGATCGAGAGCCTCAAGGTATATTTATCCACGCCGTAA